From one Mytilus edulis chromosome 1, xbMytEdul2.2, whole genome shotgun sequence genomic stretch:
- the LOC139513895 gene encoding probable E3 ubiquitin-protein ligase MID2, protein MASKLPSSRSKSTLSITSKVVTLQTSDEACGPCKRDSSEDYAFCWCIDCAEGLCSDCEKHHKKSKTSITHRLIPLLKLKEISDFLRNFTQTCCDHTGGSFTFYCKSHDKLCCPGCVTIHQKECHEIITLGDASVDAKKNGKIEDLGLRMKEALTTLNELENHKKDNIGMINAQRNGIRTTLSEMRRKVNDYLDSLEMRIEEKLLQAHKECIEKLETQTKDLEKRTETLKTWQSDITMVKDYGSDTHSFVMSKSLENLMTELETFNRRSTENFVGLNLSFVTSTTFENLQNTVHALGEISVNKSSTELIITPRKSARIKSKLIVK, encoded by the coding sequence ATGGCAAGCAAACTCCCTTCTTCACGTTCCAAATCTACTTTGTCAATTACCAGCAAAGTGGTCACTTTACAAACTTCCGACGAAGCATGTGGACCTTGCAAGAGGGATAGTAGTGAAGACTATGCTTTCTGTTGGTGCATTGATTGTGCTGAAGGTCTGTGTTCAGACTGTGAAAAACATCACAAGAAGTCAAAGACCAGTATTACACACAGGCTCATACCGTTACTGAAACTAAAAGAGATCAGTGACTTTTTAAGGAACTTTACACAAACATGTTGTGACCATACTGGAGGTAGttttacattttactgtaaaagtCATGACAAATTGTGTTGTCCGGGTTGTGTAACGATTCATCAGAAGGAATGCCATGAAATCATAACCCTTGGGGACGCCTCTGTTGACGCAAAGAAGAATGGAAAGATCGAGGACTTAGGACTGCGAATGAAAGAGGCACTTACAACATTAAATGAATTAGAAAATCATAAGAAAGACAATATTGGAATGATAAATGCACAGAGAAATGGAATCAGAACAACGTTAAGTGAAATGAGGCGAAAAGTTAATGATTATTTAGATTCACTGGAAATGAGAATCGAGGAAAAACTGTTACAAGCTCATAAAGAATGTATAGAAAAACTAGAAACTCAAACAAAAGACTTGGAAAAGAGAACAGAAACTTTGAAAACATGGCAAAGTGATATTACAATGGTGAAAGACTATGGATCAGATACACATTCGTTTGTAATGTCCAAAAGTCTGGAAAATCTCATGACAGAATTGGAAACTTTCAATAGAAGATCAACGGAGAACTTTGTAGGACTAAACCTATCGTTTGTAACATCAACAACATTCGAAAACTTACAAAATACCGTTCATGCATTGGGGGAAATTTCGGTTAACAAATCCTCGACTGAGCTGATCATCACGCCCAGAAAGTCTGCACGAATAAAGAGTAAACTAATTGTAAAATAG